A window of Dissulfurirhabdus thermomarina contains these coding sequences:
- a CDS encoding Rho termination factor N-terminal domain-containing protein, producing MKLAEIRNMAKALKVKNYSRRKKNDLIWAIQLAEGHTDCFLKIPGCGVMDCLWRPDCQRSC from the coding sequence ATGAAGCTCGCCGAGATCCGGAACATGGCCAAGGCGCTCAAGGTGAAGAACTATTCCCGGCGCAAGAAGAACGACCTCATCTGGGCCATCCAGCTGGCCGAGGGCCACACGGACTGCTTTCTCAAGATCCCCGGCTGCGGCGTGATGGACTGCCTGTGGCGGCCGGATTGTCAAAGGTCCTGCTGA